A single window of Fischerella sp. PCC 9605 DNA harbors:
- the cobQ gene encoding cobyric acid synthase CobQ has product MKAIMVVGTTSHAGKSLLTTAICRILSRRGWRVAPFKGQNMALNAYVTANGGEIGYAQAVQAWAAGVVPWVEMNPILLKPQGDMTSQVIIKGKPVGKVSAVDYYEQYFELGWRSIEESLQQLSTEFDLLVCEGAGSPAEINLKHRDLTNMRVAKYLNAPTLLVVDIDRGGAFAHVVGTLELLEPEERALIRGVVINKFRGQRSLLESGIKWLEERTGIPVVGVIPYMETLFPAEDSLDLMERKSHKSTTELNISVIRLPRISNFTDFDPLESESTVSVKYLSPKQDLGHPDAVILPGTKTTIPDLLLLQKSGMAEAIQHYAAAGGTVLGICGGFQILGQMIADPEGIEGQAGRYQGLGLLPIKTVITGQKVARQRQVTSNHPQMGLPVTGFEIHQGRSRIETQGIDSHSYYPLFDDPNLGLVDSCQSVWGTYLHGIFDNGPWRRAWLNRLRQQRGLKSLPTGVANYRDQRENLLDGLATEIERHLDLTPLLS; this is encoded by the coding sequence ATGAAAGCAATTATGGTAGTGGGAACGACATCTCACGCGGGAAAATCACTTTTAACTACGGCTATTTGTCGCATTTTGTCACGACGTGGCTGGCGAGTGGCTCCCTTTAAAGGTCAAAATATGGCTTTAAATGCTTATGTAACTGCTAATGGTGGAGAAATTGGTTATGCTCAAGCAGTACAAGCTTGGGCGGCGGGAGTTGTTCCCTGGGTAGAAATGAACCCAATTCTCCTTAAACCCCAAGGCGATATGACTTCTCAAGTAATTATCAAGGGTAAGCCTGTTGGAAAAGTAAGTGCTGTAGATTACTACGAGCAATATTTTGAATTGGGATGGCGGTCAATTGAAGAATCTTTACAGCAATTATCAACAGAATTTGATTTGCTGGTTTGTGAAGGTGCTGGCAGTCCGGCGGAAATTAATCTCAAGCACCGCGACTTAACTAATATGCGGGTAGCAAAGTATTTAAATGCCCCTACTCTACTGGTAGTTGATATTGATCGGGGTGGTGCTTTTGCCCATGTAGTGGGAACCTTGGAATTACTTGAGCCAGAAGAACGGGCTTTGATTCGCGGTGTAGTGATTAACAAGTTTCGGGGACAGCGATCGCTCTTAGAATCAGGCATTAAGTGGCTGGAGGAGCGTACGGGTATCCCTGTAGTTGGTGTGATTCCTTACATGGAAACCTTGTTTCCGGCTGAGGATTCCCTTGATTTGATGGAACGCAAATCACACAAATCCACAACCGAACTTAACATTAGTGTGATTCGCTTACCGAGAATTTCTAATTTTACCGACTTCGATCCATTGGAATCAGAATCTACAGTTTCAGTTAAATACTTAAGTCCCAAGCAAGATTTAGGACATCCTGATGCAGTAATTCTCCCAGGTACTAAAACAACTATCCCTGACTTGCTGCTGCTGCAAAAAAGTGGCATGGCAGAAGCGATTCAACACTATGCAGCAGCTGGTGGCACAGTCCTGGGCATCTGTGGCGGTTTCCAAATCCTCGGTCAAATGATTGCCGATCCAGAGGGTATCGAGGGACAAGCCGGCAGATATCAAGGGTTAGGATTATTACCCATCAAAACAGTAATTACAGGACAAAAAGTTGCCCGCCAACGCCAAGTAACCTCAAATCATCCGCAAATGGGTTTACCCGTAACTGGGTTTGAAATTCACCAAGGGCGATCGCGGATTGAAACCCAAGGCATAGATTCCCACTCCTACTATCCCTTATTTGACGATCCGAATTTAGGATTAGTAGATAGTTGTCAATCAGTTTGGGGTACTTATCTCCACGGCATCTTTGACAATGGCCCTTGGCGTCGCGCTTGGTTAAATCGCCTGCGTCAGCAACGAGGCTTGAAATCTCTACCAACAGGTGTTGCTAACTATCGCGATCAGCGAGAAAATCTTCTAGACGGCCTTGCCACGGAAATTGAACGACATTTAGATTTAACTCCGTTGTTGTCGTAG
- a CDS encoding 2Fe-2S iron-sulfur cluster-binding protein: MTVRIHFLPDDVMVDAQVGEPLLDVADRAGVIIPTGCLMGSCHACTVELEDGDVIRACISAVPPGREEVTINLFSDPTW; the protein is encoded by the coding sequence ATGACTGTTCGCATCCATTTCTTACCTGATGATGTTATGGTTGATGCCCAAGTGGGAGAACCCCTACTAGATGTAGCAGATCGGGCAGGGGTAATTATTCCCACTGGTTGTCTGATGGGTTCTTGTCACGCTTGCACAGTGGAATTAGAGGATGGAGATGTCATCCGTGCTTGTATAAGTGCAGTTCCACCCGGGCGTGAAGAAGTGACGATAAATTTGTTTAGCGATCCAACGTGGTAA
- a CDS encoding SRPBCC family protein, producing the protein MSDWLEHTVQVEVEAPIDLVWSLWSDLEQMPRWMKWIDSVKVPEDNPELSVWKLKSGAFEFTWKSRILKVIPNQIIQWESIDGLPNRGAIRFYDRHTNTIVKLTVGYAIPGILGKIMDNLFLGRIVESTLLADMERFKQHALKAKQEGR; encoded by the coding sequence ATGTCTGATTGGTTAGAACATACCGTGCAGGTAGAGGTAGAGGCTCCTATAGATTTAGTATGGAGTCTCTGGTCTGATTTGGAGCAAATGCCCCGTTGGATGAAGTGGATTGATTCGGTAAAAGTACCTGAGGATAATCCAGAGTTATCAGTGTGGAAGCTGAAATCTGGTGCTTTTGAATTTACGTGGAAATCTCGCATTCTCAAAGTTATTCCTAACCAAATTATCCAATGGGAATCGATAGATGGTTTGCCGAATCGAGGAGCCATCCGCTTTTACGATCGCCATACCAATACTATTGTCAAGCTTACTGTTGGCTACGCTATTCCTGGCATCCTTGGCAAAATCATGGATAATTTGTTTTTAGGCCGGATAGTAGAATCAACACTTCTAGCAGACATGGAGCGGTTTAAACAACACGCTCTTAAAGCGAAACAAGAGGGTAGATAG
- the zds gene encoding 9,9'-di-cis-zeta-carotene desaturase — MRVAIVGAGLAGLATAVDLADAGCEVQIFESRPFVGGKVSSWVDGNGNHIEMGLHVFFGNYYQLLELMKKVGAFENLLPKEHIHTFINKGGFTGALDFRFLMGAPFNGLKAFFTTSQLSPRDKLQNAIALSTSPIVRGLVDFDSAMQNIRDLDKVSFAEWFRSHGGSQGSIKRMWNPIAYALGFIDCENISARCMLTIFQLFAVRTEASKLRMLKGSPYEYLHKPILEYLEARGTKVYTRRRVREIQFTEEEEQTRITGMLVANGDIEETIAADAYVAACDVPGIQRLLPQQWRKWSEFDNIYKLDAVPVATVQLRFDGWVTELRDAQARKQLEHAVGIDNLLYTADADFSCFADLALTSPADYYRQGQGSLLQLVLTPGDPFIKQSNEEIAQHVLAQVHELFPSSRELNMTWYSVVKLAQSLYREAPGMDIYRPSQQTPVANFFLAGSYTQQDYIDSMEGATVSGKRAAKVILETVKTTDYEVGVD, encoded by the coding sequence ATGCGCGTTGCAATCGTAGGTGCGGGACTGGCTGGGCTAGCAACCGCTGTAGATTTAGCTGATGCTGGCTGTGAAGTCCAGATATTTGAGTCTCGTCCGTTTGTAGGTGGTAAAGTTAGCAGTTGGGTAGATGGCAATGGCAATCATATTGAAATGGGGTTGCACGTCTTTTTTGGCAACTATTATCAACTGCTGGAATTGATGAAGAAGGTGGGAGCTTTTGAAAACCTGCTTCCTAAAGAACACATCCATACCTTCATCAATAAAGGAGGATTTACTGGTGCGCTTGATTTTCGTTTCTTAATGGGTGCGCCTTTCAACGGCCTAAAGGCATTTTTCACTACCTCCCAACTCTCGCCGCGGGATAAGTTGCAGAATGCAATAGCGCTCTCAACAAGCCCAATCGTACGGGGTTTAGTAGACTTTGATAGTGCGATGCAAAACATCCGCGACTTGGATAAAGTCAGTTTTGCCGAATGGTTTCGCAGTCATGGGGGTAGCCAAGGGAGTATTAAGCGGATGTGGAACCCGATTGCCTACGCCTTAGGTTTTATTGATTGCGAAAATATTTCCGCCCGTTGTATGTTGACAATCTTTCAGCTATTTGCAGTCAGAACAGAAGCATCGAAACTGCGGATGCTCAAAGGTTCACCCTACGAATACCTGCACAAGCCGATTCTGGAATATCTGGAAGCAAGGGGTACAAAAGTCTACACCCGCCGCAGAGTCCGGGAAATACAGTTTACTGAGGAAGAAGAACAAACCCGCATCACTGGTATGTTAGTTGCTAACGGTGATATAGAAGAAACGATCGCCGCTGATGCCTACGTAGCTGCTTGTGATGTACCGGGAATTCAGCGTCTTTTACCCCAACAGTGGCGCAAGTGGTCAGAATTTGACAATATTTATAAATTAGATGCAGTACCAGTGGCAACAGTACAGTTGCGGTTTGATGGTTGGGTGACAGAACTTCGAGATGCCCAAGCCCGCAAACAGCTGGAGCATGCAGTAGGAATTGATAATTTGTTATATACTGCCGATGCTGACTTTTCCTGCTTTGCCGATTTAGCTTTGACTAGCCCTGCTGATTATTATCGCCAAGGACAAGGGTCTTTGTTACAGCTGGTATTGACACCAGGAGATCCGTTTATTAAACAAAGCAATGAAGAAATTGCCCAGCATGTTTTAGCACAAGTACATGAGTTGTTTCCCTCATCGCGAGAACTAAATATGACCTGGTACAGTGTGGTTAAGCTGGCTCAATCTTTGTATAGGGAAGCGCCAGGGATGGATATTTATCGTCCCAGTCAACAAACACCAGTAGCTAATTTCTTCCTAGCGGGGAGTTACACGCAGCAGGACTATATCGATAGTATGGAGGGAGCGACGGTTTCAGGAAAGCGTGCAGCAAAAGTTATTTTAGAGACCGTGAAAACAACAGACTATGAGGTAGGAGTTGATTGA
- a CDS encoding ribbon-helix-helix protein, CopG family, whose translation MTNKKWAVKRITVNLAAQEAEKLEKYCQQTGRPATDVIRELIRGLPVAEDTKDANK comes from the coding sequence ATGACTAATAAAAAATGGGCTGTAAAACGTATTACTGTGAATTTAGCAGCACAGGAGGCCGAAAAACTGGAAAAGTATTGTCAGCAAACTGGAAGACCAGCAACTGATGTAATTCGGGAACTCATCCGAGGATTACCCGTAGCTGAAGACACAAAAGATGCAAACAAATAG
- a CDS encoding DUF6930 domain-containing protein — MTSFNRSTSRRLRKLTQIPSVWEGDRRPLSSSQTQHPDSEAKGECILWVDGTQGIVRGMDVVPPESGPEAIVRTLMRSMENPHSPAKPARPQRIVVRDREIQFYLRGVLQDLDIAIDYSPELPLIDELFRGFAEILDSQVPELPPQYAHALRDKAFAIWQAAPWELLEEQQILSIEINKWDVGTVYASMMGMLGMEYGVLLYRSEESLKQFRATILREDESQGHLEEAFLKQDCLFLTFEHADETDEDEKEFDDLADLPLSEIQPTFGNIHPLEGLRSVLYDEEALIVYVALESLCRFIRDHRRQLGSGNFPALSRRYRISLPESRDEQVKSVSVTVSSTPQLTAELEEMAGYDVDEEDETGSVTMPTFRSLRDDLIPEDSFLSLGVVSWEMLEYLHQGVNYHKAGEIQPVGDGLPVILIQTSRPKAKTVIENIEQAGGLKAICFNPGSDPFGGDRYDLGLLQTQNGELFLFGEFLDDDPIHVEARKKWNQRCKNTKGYCGLIIAKGLTGAARGNPQLRDMMALFEARSLSPKDLGIGTLQLMPQLQFE; from the coding sequence ATGACAAGTTTTAATCGCTCTACCAGCCGTCGTTTGCGGAAATTAACTCAAATTCCTTCTGTATGGGAGGGCGATCGCCGTCCATTGTCATCATCACAAACCCAGCACCCAGACTCTGAGGCCAAGGGCGAATGTATTCTTTGGGTAGATGGTACACAAGGCATCGTCCGGGGAATGGATGTAGTACCCCCAGAAAGTGGCCCCGAGGCAATTGTTCGGACTTTGATGCGATCGATGGAGAATCCCCATAGTCCTGCCAAACCTGCCCGTCCTCAAAGAATTGTGGTGAGAGACCGCGAAATACAATTTTACTTGCGCGGCGTCCTTCAAGATTTGGATATTGCGATTGACTACTCGCCCGAATTGCCTTTAATTGATGAACTGTTTCGTGGGTTTGCCGAAATTCTCGACAGTCAGGTTCCCGAATTACCTCCACAGTATGCACATGCCCTGCGAGATAAGGCATTTGCAATTTGGCAGGCAGCACCTTGGGAATTGTTGGAAGAACAGCAAATCTTGTCAATAGAGATTAACAAGTGGGATGTAGGTACAGTCTATGCCTCGATGATGGGGATGCTGGGGATGGAGTATGGAGTCTTGTTGTATCGTTCCGAAGAATCCCTTAAGCAGTTTCGCGCCACAATTTTAAGAGAAGACGAATCACAAGGACATTTAGAAGAAGCTTTCCTGAAGCAAGATTGCCTGTTTTTAACTTTTGAACATGCCGACGAAACCGACGAAGATGAAAAAGAATTTGATGATTTGGCCGATTTGCCATTGTCAGAAATTCAACCCACCTTCGGCAACATTCATCCTCTAGAGGGACTGCGATCGGTTTTGTATGATGAAGAGGCACTGATAGTATATGTTGCTCTCGAAAGCCTTTGCCGTTTTATCCGAGATCACCGTCGTCAGTTAGGTAGCGGCAATTTTCCTGCCCTCAGCCGTCGCTACCGTATTTCACTACCTGAGTCTCGCGACGAACAAGTCAAATCGGTGTCTGTGACTGTCTCTAGTACACCGCAGTTGACAGCAGAATTAGAGGAAATGGCGGGCTATGATGTCGATGAGGAAGACGAAACTGGCTCGGTCACAATGCCAACTTTCCGATCGTTGCGAGATGACTTGATACCAGAAGACTCTTTCCTCAGCTTGGGTGTAGTGTCTTGGGAGATGCTAGAGTACCTACACCAAGGAGTCAATTACCATAAAGCTGGGGAAATTCAACCAGTAGGTGACGGTTTGCCCGTGATCTTAATTCAAACATCCCGTCCCAAAGCTAAGACTGTGATTGAAAATATTGAACAAGCAGGAGGACTCAAAGCCATTTGCTTTAACCCTGGTTCCGATCCTTTTGGTGGCGATCGCTACGACCTCGGTTTACTGCAAACTCAAAATGGTGAGTTGTTCCTCTTCGGTGAGTTCTTAGATGATGACCCCATTCACGTCGAAGCGCGGAAAAAATGGAACCAGCGCTGTAAAAATACCAAAGGCTACTGCGGTTTAATCATCGCCAAAGGACTCACCGGTGCTGCCCGTGGCAACCCTCAGTTACGAGATATGATGGCTTTATTTGAAGCGCGATCGCTTTCGCCCAAAGATTTAGGCATCGGTACTCTCCAACTGATGCCCCAACTGCAATTTGAATAA
- a CDS encoding iron-sulfur cluster assembly accessory protein, whose amino-acid sequence MTQATQSSQRGIQLSESALRQVKFLQSRQGGKDLCLRVGVRQGGCSGMSYLMDFEDPSKITSGDEVFDYDGFKIVCDRKSLLYLYGLMLDYSDAMIGGGFQFTNPNAAQTCGCGKSFGV is encoded by the coding sequence ATGACACAAGCAACTCAGTCTTCACAACGAGGAATTCAGTTGAGTGAATCAGCATTGCGGCAAGTGAAATTTTTGCAGTCAAGGCAAGGCGGCAAAGACTTATGCTTGCGGGTGGGAGTGCGTCAAGGTGGTTGTTCTGGAATGTCTTACCTGATGGACTTTGAAGACCCGAGTAAGATTACTTCCGGGGACGAAGTTTTTGATTATGACGGCTTCAAAATTGTTTGCGATCGCAAAAGTTTATTATATCTCTATGGCTTAATGCTTGATTATAGCGATGCCATGATTGGTGGTGGCTTCCAATTCACCAACCCCAACGCCGCCCAAACTTGTGGTTGCGGTAAGTCATTTGGAGTGTAA
- a CDS encoding tetratricopeptide repeat protein, with protein sequence MTNTVESLFDTGLERYKAGESADALIPVFKEICDRAPKSSAAWTCLAWLYLLDDKPNPAFKAAQKAVKLNPQDPQARLNLAIAMLETGQKGLRQHVDAANQLMIVSPELREEIRSSIEDGFSRKPDWQSLAKVQTWLFEE encoded by the coding sequence ATGACTAATACAGTTGAATCCCTGTTTGACACAGGCTTAGAACGCTATAAAGCGGGAGAATCAGCTGATGCTTTGATTCCCGTGTTTAAAGAAATTTGCGATCGCGCTCCTAAAAGTAGTGCTGCTTGGACTTGTTTAGCGTGGTTGTATTTGTTAGATGACAAACCCAACCCCGCTTTCAAAGCTGCACAAAAAGCAGTAAAGTTAAATCCGCAAGATCCACAAGCAAGGCTCAATCTTGCCATTGCTATGTTGGAGACTGGCCAAAAAGGTTTGCGTCAACACGTTGATGCAGCCAATCAATTAATGATAGTCAGCCCAGAATTGCGAGAGGAAATCAGAAGTAGTATTGAAGACGGTTTTAGCAGAAAACCAGATTGGCAGAGTTTGGCGAAGGTTCAAACTTGGCTATTTGAAGAGTAA
- the thyD gene encoding thylakoid membrane protein ThyD, producing the protein MKIAVSGATGFVGSRLVERLHKEGHRVLVLTRNTAHAQKVFPKQAFPNVEIVAYTPTVSGAWQEAIATCDGVVNLAGEPIGEGRWTPERKQEILNSRKLSTQKIVEAIVNANPKPSVLVNASAIGYYGTSETAAFDETSSAGNDFLAQVCQAWEAEAQKVTDAGVRLVILRFGIVLGLGGALGKMITPFKLFAGGPIGSGRQWFSWIHIDDLVNLILQALTQPQMSGVYNATTPQPVRMSELSNTMGKVMHRPSWLPVPGFAIEALLGDGAVVVLEGQQVLPKRTIESGFEFKYPNLQPALEQILK; encoded by the coding sequence ATGAAAATTGCAGTAAGTGGAGCCACAGGATTTGTCGGTAGTCGCTTGGTAGAACGACTCCACAAAGAAGGTCATAGAGTGCTAGTGTTAACTCGTAATACCGCCCATGCTCAAAAGGTTTTCCCAAAGCAAGCTTTCCCAAATGTAGAAATAGTTGCCTATACACCGACTGTGTCTGGTGCATGGCAAGAAGCGATCGCTACTTGTGATGGTGTAGTAAATCTCGCAGGCGAACCCATCGGCGAGGGACGCTGGACACCAGAACGCAAGCAGGAAATTCTCAACAGCCGCAAACTCAGTACTCAAAAAATCGTAGAAGCAATAGTCAACGCTAACCCCAAACCCAGTGTTTTAGTCAATGCTTCAGCGATTGGTTACTACGGCACTAGTGAAACTGCTGCTTTTGATGAAACTAGCTCAGCAGGTAACGATTTTCTCGCCCAAGTCTGCCAAGCTTGGGAAGCAGAAGCCCAAAAAGTCACGGATGCTGGTGTCAGGCTTGTGATTTTGCGATTTGGTATTGTTTTGGGCTTGGGTGGTGCTTTGGGTAAAATGATTACCCCCTTCAAACTCTTTGCTGGTGGCCCTATTGGTAGCGGTAGACAATGGTTCTCATGGATACATATAGATGATTTAGTTAACCTGATTCTACAAGCCTTAACTCAACCGCAAATGTCAGGTGTATATAACGCTACTACTCCTCAGCCTGTGCGTATGTCAGAATTATCCAACACAATGGGGAAAGTAATGCATCGTCCTTCTTGGTTGCCAGTTCCAGGTTTTGCGATTGAAGCGCTTTTGGGGGATGGGGCAGTAGTAGTTTTAGAAGGTCAACAGGTTCTCCCCAAGCGCACTATAGAAAGTGGCTTTGAATTTAAGTATCCTAATTTACAGCCTGCCTTAGAGCAAATTTTGAAGTGA
- a CDS encoding FHA domain-containing protein gives MAENRSKQILINNSSSDCSSDLSMAVETHESHILIVEDDQGRKEFTLERPLYSIGRDRECDIRLVSQFVSRRHATLVRLPRNDNGNDRYYYRIVDGDAKGKPSSNGLMINGRKIAAHDLKNEDEIVFGPQVRAIYYLLKRETIPPGQTDASEYDITLINPGMTEDIED, from the coding sequence ATGGCAGAAAACAGATCTAAACAAATCTTGATTAATAACAGTTCAAGCGATTGTAGCAGCGATTTGTCAATGGCAGTAGAAACCCATGAAAGCCATATACTGATCGTAGAAGACGATCAAGGACGTAAAGAATTTACTCTAGAACGTCCCCTCTATTCCATCGGTCGAGATCGGGAGTGTGATATCCGTTTGGTTTCGCAATTTGTCTCGCGCCGCCACGCTACGTTAGTTAGGTTGCCCCGAAACGATAATGGCAACGATCGCTATTATTATCGAATTGTCGATGGCGATGCCAAAGGAAAGCCTAGTTCCAATGGTTTAATGATTAACGGGCGCAAGATAGCAGCTCATGACCTGAAGAACGAAGACGAAATTGTTTTTGGTCCTCAAGTACGTGCTATTTATTACCTGTTAAAGCGTGAAACAATACCACCAGGTCAAACGGATGCTAGTGAGTATGATATTACACTCATTAACCCCGGCATGACCGAGGATATCGAAGACTGA
- a CDS encoding heavy metal translocating P-type ATPase: protein MQLVPKTNLVPESIPTTEKIILDVGGMKCAGCVKAVERQLVQYPGVKSACVNLATEVAVVESEIGAVDADTLAKQLTTVGFPSQPRQPNGKVAGEKQAIQDPAERQRQEIQSAHRQLIVAAGLLVLSGIGHFGNVGGFMLPVLHNIWFHCALATVALLIPGRSILIDGWLGLRRNAPNMNTLVGLGTLTAYTASLVALVFPQLGWECFFDEPVMMLGFILLGRTLEKQARGRAAAAFKQLLDLQPQTARLLPKPKNANATAPLTAGGTQGGIVEIPAEQVRVGEWLQVLPGEKIPVDGAIVDGQTTIDESMLTGEAVPVLKQPGDTVTAGTLNQSGVIAIQATRTGSDTTLAQIVALVEAAQIRKAPVQKLADTVAGYFTYGVLTAALLTFLFWYFVGTHVWPDVTMSASMDMAHHSPLAFPHSPSLTHSSPLLLSLKLAIAVMVVACPCALGLATPTAILVGTAIAAERGLLIKGGDVLEKVHKLDTIVFDKTGTLTSGNPTVTDCLVIKAGGEWESGREREYSNSFLSFSPSSTPPLFSSYSLLQLAAAVENGTCHPLATAIRQEAQKQQLSIPPATDFHTEPGLGVSAVVEGSLVLLGNWDWLQWHGVPIDEKLQNMAEVLAADGKTVVGVAVAGTMTGLIAIQDTLRPDAKAAVDKLRQMGLRVMLLSGDTPAAAIAIAKQLGLDNTDVMAGVPPAKKAVVIQSLQAGEMGRIPNPKSQIQHPKSVVAMVGDGINDAPALSQADIGIALHAGTDVAMETADIVLMRNCLTDVVESIGLSRATFDKIRQNLFWAFAYNTLGIPLAAGVLLPSLNFVLSPAGAAALMAFSSVSVVTNSLLLRRFAHR from the coding sequence ATGCAACTTGTCCCAAAAACTAACCTCGTTCCAGAATCAATCCCAACAACAGAGAAAATTATCCTGGATGTTGGAGGTATGAAATGTGCTGGCTGTGTTAAAGCTGTAGAGCGGCAGCTTGTTCAATATCCTGGAGTGAAGAGTGCTTGCGTCAATCTGGCAACAGAGGTAGCTGTGGTAGAGTCAGAAATCGGTGCGGTAGATGCAGATACGCTGGCAAAGCAACTCACGACAGTTGGGTTTCCGTCTCAACCTAGGCAACCGAATGGGAAAGTCGCAGGTGAGAAACAAGCCATACAAGATCCAGCAGAACGGCAGCGCCAAGAAATTCAGTCAGCACACAGGCAATTGATTGTTGCTGCGGGGCTGCTAGTGCTGTCGGGGATCGGACATTTTGGCAATGTTGGTGGCTTTATGCTGCCCGTTTTGCACAACATCTGGTTTCACTGTGCATTAGCAACGGTAGCGCTACTAATTCCCGGTCGCTCGATTTTGATTGATGGGTGGCTTGGTTTGCGGCGGAATGCACCCAATATGAATACTCTGGTGGGATTGGGAACGCTAACCGCCTATACTGCTAGTTTGGTTGCTCTGGTGTTTCCCCAACTCGGCTGGGAATGCTTTTTCGATGAGCCTGTGATGATGTTGGGCTTTATTCTGTTGGGACGGACACTAGAAAAACAAGCTAGGGGTCGTGCTGCTGCTGCATTTAAGCAATTGCTTGATCTCCAGCCACAGACAGCACGATTGCTCCCTAAACCGAAAAATGCTAATGCTACCGCCCCCTTAACAGCAGGGGGAACGCAAGGAGGAATAGTAGAAATCCCCGCTGAACAAGTGCGTGTGGGTGAGTGGTTGCAAGTTCTGCCCGGAGAAAAAATTCCGGTCGATGGCGCGATCGTAGATGGGCAAACAACCATTGATGAGTCAATGCTGACTGGGGAAGCTGTGCCAGTACTCAAGCAGCCAGGAGATACGGTAACAGCGGGAACACTCAACCAGTCGGGGGTGATCGCGATCCAAGCCACTCGTACCGGGAGTGATACTACTCTGGCGCAAATAGTCGCCTTAGTAGAAGCAGCACAAATCAGGAAAGCGCCTGTACAGAAATTAGCAGATACAGTCGCTGGCTACTTTACCTACGGTGTTCTGACAGCAGCTTTGTTGACATTTTTATTTTGGTACTTTGTTGGCACTCATGTTTGGCCGGACGTGACAATGTCGGCAAGCATGGATATGGCTCATCACTCCCCACTAGCTTTTCCTCACTCACCCTCTCTCACTCACTCTTCCCCACTTTTACTAAGTTTGAAACTAGCAATTGCCGTGATGGTAGTAGCTTGTCCCTGTGCTTTGGGACTAGCCACACCTACAGCTATTCTTGTGGGAACTGCGATCGCTGCTGAACGGGGTCTGTTAATCAAAGGCGGTGATGTTTTGGAAAAAGTACATAAGTTAGACACCATCGTTTTTGATAAAACTGGGACGCTGACGAGTGGTAATCCTACAGTCACGGATTGCCTCGTCATCAAAGCAGGGGGAGAGTGGGAGAGTGGGAGAGAGAGGGAATACTCAAATAGTTTTCTCTCATTCTCCCCATCCTCCACTCCTCCACTCTTTAGTTCTTACTCGCTCCTTCAACTCGCCGCCGCAGTCGAAAACGGCACTTGTCATCCTTTGGCGACAGCAATTCGGCAGGAGGCACAAAAGCAACAGTTATCTATTCCACCAGCTACCGACTTTCACACAGAACCGGGACTTGGTGTTTCTGCTGTCGTCGAAGGCAGTTTAGTACTGTTGGGAAATTGGGACTGGTTGCAGTGGCACGGAGTCCCTATTGATGAAAAGTTACAAAATATGGCTGAGGTGCTAGCAGCGGATGGCAAAACTGTTGTGGGAGTGGCAGTTGCAGGAACAATGACTGGACTCATTGCCATTCAAGATACTCTCAGACCAGATGCAAAAGCAGCAGTAGACAAATTGCGGCAGATGGGTTTGCGAGTCATGCTTCTCAGTGGCGATACACCCGCAGCAGCGATCGCTATTGCCAAGCAACTGGGACTAGATAACACTGATGTCATGGCAGGTGTTCCTCCAGCTAAAAAAGCAGTTGTAATCCAATCTCTCCAAGCTGGAGAGATGGGGAGAATTCCCAATCCAAAATCTCAAATCCAACACCCAAAATCGGTTGTCGCAATGGTCGGCGATGGCATAAATGATGCCCCAGCATTATCCCAAGCAGATATTGGTATTGCCTTACATGCTGGTACGGATGTAGCGATGGAAACTGCTGATATTGTTTTGATGCGGAATTGTCTAACTGATGTTGTAGAATCAATTGGGCTGAGCCGTGCCACCTTTGACAAAATTCGCCAGAATTTATTCTGGGCTTTTGCATACAATACGCTAGGAATTCCCCTGGCAGCTGGTGTCTTGTTACCCAGTTTAAATTTTGTTCTTAGCCCTGCTGGTGCTGCGGCGTTAATGGCTTTTAGCTCGGTTAGTGTAGTTACCAATTCCCTGCTATTACGGCGGTTTGCTCATCGCTAG
- a CDS encoding TM2 domain-containing protein: protein MANLNPSHATKQLLAGYSGIIFGSLGIHKFILGYTTEGFIVLVISLIGGYFTYGFTLLIMQLVGLIEGMIYLNKSHDEFVDTYFVKKQGWF, encoded by the coding sequence ATGGCAAATCTCAACCCCAGCCATGCCACTAAACAATTACTAGCTGGGTATAGTGGCATTATTTTCGGAAGTCTTGGCATCCATAAGTTTATTCTTGGTTATACTACAGAAGGCTTCATCGTGTTGGTCATTTCTTTAATCGGTGGTTACTTTACCTACGGCTTTACCTTGTTGATTATGCAGCTTGTGGGTTTGATAGAAGGAATGATCTACTTAAACAAATCCCATGATGAATTCGTTGATACCTACTTTGTTAAAAAACAAGGCTGGTTTTAA